The genomic segment TGATGGTACACCTCGTCACACCAGCCATATTGGAGGCGGCATTTGACAATGGTGAGAGGCGCAAACAAGTACACAAAGTGTAGATAGCGATTTGGACCTGGAATTTTGCTCTCCTCCTTGTTCTGGCTTTTATAGAAGAAGGGCATCCAATTCTTTTCCACGCCACCAGGCTCTTTTCCACGCATGGCGAGTTCAGTGGCCTTGTTCGAGAAGGGGCGATAGACCCACATGCTCCGACGGCTCTTGTCAAGATCGCCGAGCATGTTGAACACGATGACAGGCTCGGCATCGGGATGATCCTCAATGATGATCCGTGGATCCTCGGGGCCGTAGAATCCACCACCGATGAAATATGGGATGGGTATGTCGAAGATTCTTGGAAAAACGATGCGCTCGTCTTGCCAGCGAATGACATATCCTTTGAGCTCCTTCCAGTGTCGGTCGTGAATCTGGCCTCGGACAAAACTAATTGCGGGCCAATGCCGGACGCCTTTGTTGTAGAAGAGCACGCGCGTGACTGTAAGATAGACTTGGTACTTTTCGAGCCACACGCTGGACTGAGCCATTCGCAGCCAAGTCTTGGAAACAAGATGTTCGAACGTGTGTTGCTTCTTTCCACCGCCATAGTCCACCATGGGGTGGTCGTCGAGACTTTTCGCGATCGCAACGAGATCGTCGTCGACGTGTAGGCTCTCCTGCACGCTGATTTCACCCCGATGCCGAATCTCGTCGCAAGTCTCATGTTTCTGCATGGCTCCCATGTTTACGAAGCCGCTTACATTGCTGGATGTGAACGCTGCCGATGATGGAAGGAGATCGTCGAGCGAAGGCACCTGCAAGAGTGTTAGCCTTCAAGCGCCTGAGGTTTGCGACAAGGATGCCTGCTCTTGGTTCCACGGACCTGAGATCTCCAATACGATGCGCAGCCAAAGGTGAGCAGTATCACACACACGGCTGTACGGACTATGCGTCGACGAGGGTTCCATAGCCGCCCGCTCAGCCGGTTGAGGACTCCTCGGACACTCGATGAAGGTGTAGGAGCATCGAGCATCTTCTCGTCATCCCATTGCTTCATGATGAGGCCAGATCACCCGCAGCGACGGCAGTCCCAGTGTGCTGTGTAGAGCATGTTCTGAGCAGAGCAAAAATATCTGTGCACCACAGCAAGCAGTGACGATTGAGGCTCGCGTCAAGCTCGCGCGCTTTGAGTTTCGTGGCGCGGATCTGGATTTCGGGGTCCCGACTGCTCAAGCGACAAGCACTTGATAGGGTTCGGAGACGAGCTGGTGCAGTAGCCCAGCGGTCTGGAAGCGTGGCTGACTTGGTGAGCTTGGCACAGAAATGCATCGATCTGCACCAGTCAGGACGTGTCTCCCCACCGTTTGCATGTGGCCAATCCGACTCAAGCCGAAGGGGTCGACACATCGCCGGTCGATGCTAATTTCGTGGCTGGCGTAAGTCGGGAGCGAAATACAGAACGAGACGCCTATCATACTCACTTCACTGGAACGTTGACCACCACGATCCGGTTCCGTATGTAGGAGGCTTCGAGATAAGAAGATAGCACCCGCCCTACTACGACAGCAGTCCAG from the Cercospora beticola chromosome 9, complete sequence genome contains:
- a CDS encoding uncharacterized protein (CAZy:GT91), coding for MKQWDDEKMLDAPTPSSSVRGVLNRLSGRLWNPRRRIVRTAVCVILLTFGCASYWRSQVPSLDDLLPSSAAFTSSNVSGFVNMGAMQKHETCDEIRHRGEISVQESLHVDDDLVAIAKSLDDHPMVDYGGGKKQHTFEHLVSKTWLRMAQSSVWLEKYQVYLTVTRVLFYNKGVRHWPAISFVRGQIHDRHWKELKGYVIRWQDERIVFPRIFDIPIPYFIGGGFYGPEDPRIIIEDHPDAEPVIVFNMLGDLDKSRRSMWVYRPFSNKATELAMRGKEPGGVEKNWMPFFYKSQNKEESKIPGPNRYLHFVYLFAPLTIVKCRLQYGWCDEVYHQQIPDEHRIEHKNTIYNDTGGSLRGGTNFQAVTLADGKQSFVGFPRTHVDGTCHDGVYRPELAVLSATADNQFHLDYLSGPLDFGTAVIHNSSDICAEGRILIANSIAKWDKTAADDTMTLSVSVDDFTTEVVRIRGVHSLLQSLPGISTPHTEDTSENDNLALAVPGYDVLGCCLESAIRGAEEAYTLSPQKIRNDAEKEKRKKEDEEKRQKEEEGKRKEEEERKSKEEDEKKRKEEEERKLRRKDKQSKQKETENKSEGERSDRVNESNDTTDLR